The proteins below come from a single Mesobacillus jeotgali genomic window:
- the citZ gene encoding citrate synthase — translation MTVTRGLEGVVATTSSISSIIDDTLTYVGYDIDDLAENASFEEVIYLLWHRKLPTAAELDELKKHLAENAALPKEVLEHFKMYPIDKVHPMAAVRSAVSLLGLYDDEADVMEKESNYRKAIRLQAKMPAIVTAFARVRKGLEPIAPREDLNFAANFLYMLTGEEPDEVAVEAMNKALVLHADHELNASTFTARVCVATLSDVYSGVTAAIGALKGPLHGGANEAVMKMLTEIGTLDNVEPAIRGKLANKEKIMGFGHRVYRQGDPRAKHLREMSKRLTGLTGEPHWYEMSTKIEEIVTGEKNLPPNVDFYSASVYHSLGIDHDLFTPIFAVSRVSGWLAHILEQYDNNRLIRPRADYTGPGKQEYVSIEMR, via the coding sequence ATGACAGTAACACGTGGTCTTGAAGGGGTAGTGGCAACAACATCTTCTATCAGCTCTATTATCGATGACACGCTGACTTATGTTGGCTATGACATTGACGATCTAGCAGAAAATGCTAGTTTCGAAGAAGTGATTTACTTATTATGGCACCGCAAGCTTCCTACAGCCGCAGAATTGGACGAATTGAAGAAGCATCTTGCAGAGAATGCAGCTTTGCCAAAAGAAGTATTGGAACATTTCAAGATGTACCCGATTGACAAGGTCCATCCGATGGCTGCAGTTCGCTCAGCTGTATCTCTTTTAGGATTGTATGATGATGAAGCGGATGTAATGGAAAAAGAATCTAATTATCGCAAAGCAATCCGCCTGCAGGCTAAGATGCCGGCTATCGTAACGGCTTTCGCAAGAGTAAGAAAGGGTCTTGAGCCTATCGCGCCAAGAGAAGACCTTAACTTCGCGGCTAACTTCCTATACATGCTGACTGGAGAAGAGCCTGATGAAGTAGCTGTAGAAGCAATGAACAAGGCATTAGTCCTTCATGCTGACCATGAACTTAATGCTTCAACATTCACTGCGCGTGTATGTGTTGCGACTCTTTCTGATGTGTATTCTGGAGTCACAGCTGCGATCGGTGCATTGAAAGGGCCACTTCACGGAGGAGCAAATGAAGCAGTTATGAAGATGCTGACTGAAATCGGCACTCTTGATAATGTAGAGCCGGCAATCCGTGGAAAGCTTGCGAACAAAGAAAAAATCATGGGCTTTGGACACCGCGTATATCGCCAGGGAGATCCGCGTGCGAAGCATTTGAGAGAAATGTCCAAGAGGCTGACTGGACTGACTGGTGAACCTCACTGGTACGAAATGTCCACAAAAATCGAAGAAATCGTGACAGGCGAAAAGAACCTGCCGCCAAACGTTGACTTCTACTCTGCATCTGTATACCACAGCCTTGGCATCGATCATGACCTGTTCACGCCAATCTTTGCTGTAAGCCGTGTGTCTGGTTGGCTTGCACATATTCTTGAACAGTATGACAACAACCGTCTGATCCGCCCTCGTGCTGATTACACGGGTCCTGGTAAACAGGAATATGTTTCCATTGAAATGAGATAA
- the icd gene encoding NADP-dependent isocitrate dehydrogenase, with amino-acid sequence MQGEKITVKDGVLNVPNNPIVPFIEGDGTGPDIWAASVRVLDAAVEKAYKGERKIVWKEVLAGEKAFNQTGEWLPSETLDLINEYLIAIKGPLTTPIGGGIRSLNVALRQELDLFVCLRPVRWFEGVPSPVKRPQDTDMVIFRENTEDIYAGIEYASGSDEAKKLLEFLQNEMGVNKIRFPETSGLGIKPVSKEGTERLVRSAINYAITEGRKSVTLVHKGNIMKFTEGAFKNWGYELAEKEFGDKVFTWAQYDKIKEEQGTDAANKAQSDAEAAGKIIVKDAIADIFLQQILTRPKEFDVVATMNLNGDYISDALAAQVGGIGIAPGANINYETGHAIFEATHGTAPKYAGLDKVNPSSVILSGVLLLEHLGWTEAANMIVKSMEKSIASKVVTYDFARLMDGATEVKTSEFGDELIKNMG; translated from the coding sequence ATGCAAGGTGAAAAAATCACAGTTAAAGATGGAGTTTTAAACGTACCAAACAATCCAATCGTTCCTTTTATCGAAGGTGACGGTACAGGTCCTGACATCTGGGCAGCTTCTGTCCGCGTTCTTGATGCAGCTGTTGAGAAAGCATACAAGGGTGAGCGCAAGATTGTCTGGAAAGAAGTTCTTGCTGGAGAAAAGGCATTCAACCAGACTGGTGAGTGGCTGCCAAGCGAAACTTTAGATTTAATCAATGAGTACTTAATCGCTATTAAGGGTCCTTTAACAACACCTATCGGCGGCGGAATCCGTTCCCTTAACGTTGCATTGCGCCAGGAATTGGATCTATTCGTATGCCTGCGTCCTGTTCGTTGGTTCGAAGGTGTTCCTTCTCCGGTTAAACGCCCGCAAGACACTGACATGGTTATTTTCCGTGAAAACACTGAAGATATCTATGCTGGTATCGAGTATGCAAGCGGATCTGATGAAGCTAAGAAGCTTCTTGAGTTCCTGCAAAATGAAATGGGTGTAAACAAAATCCGTTTCCCTGAAACTTCAGGTCTTGGAATCAAGCCTGTTTCCAAAGAAGGAACAGAGCGCCTTGTACGTTCAGCGATTAATTACGCCATCACTGAAGGCCGTAAGTCAGTAACGCTTGTACATAAAGGCAATATCATGAAATTCACTGAAGGTGCGTTCAAAAACTGGGGTTATGAACTTGCTGAAAAGGAATTCGGCGATAAGGTATTCACATGGGCTCAGTATGACAAGATTAAGGAAGAGCAAGGTACTGATGCAGCGAATAAAGCTCAGTCTGACGCAGAGGCTGCCGGCAAAATCATCGTTAAAGATGCGATTGCAGATATCTTCCTTCAGCAGATTCTTACACGTCCGAAAGAGTTCGATGTTGTTGCAACAATGAACCTTAACGGAGACTACATTTCTGATGCACTTGCAGCACAGGTAGGCGGTATCGGTATCGCTCCTGGAGCAAACATCAACTATGAAACTGGCCACGCTATTTTCGAAGCTACTCATGGTACTGCTCCTAAATATGCTGGTTTAGATAAAGTTAACCCATCATCAGTTATCCTTTCAGGCGTACTTCTGCTTGAGCACCTTGGCTGGACTGAAGCAGCGAACATGATCGTCAAGTCTATGGAAAAGTCAATCGCTTCAAAGGTTGTAACATATGACTTTGCTCGTTTGATGGATGGCGCTACAGAAGTCAAGACTTCTGAGTTCGGTGATGAACTGATCAAGAACATGGGCTAA
- the mdh gene encoding malate dehydrogenase, with protein sequence MSLKRKKISVIGGGFTGATTAFLLAQKELGDVVLVDIPQMENPTKGKALDMLEASPVQGFDANITGTSSYEDTKGSDIVVVTAGIARKPGMSRDDLVQTNQKIMKSVAQEIAKHSPDSFIVVLTNPVDAMTYTIFKESGFPKNRVIGQSGVLDTARFRTFVAQELNLSVKDVTGFVLGGHGDDMVPLVRYSYAGGIPLETLIPKDRLDAIVERTRKGGGEIVNLLGNGSAYYAPAASLVEMCEAILKDQRRVLPSIAYLEGEYGYEGIYLGVPTILGAGGIEKVIELELTAEEKAALDKSAEAVRNVMAVLA encoded by the coding sequence ATGTCATTGAAACGCAAAAAGATTTCAGTCATTGGTGGAGGATTCACAGGAGCAACAACAGCATTCTTGCTAGCACAGAAGGAACTAGGGGATGTAGTATTAGTCGATATCCCGCAAATGGAAAATCCTACAAAGGGTAAAGCACTAGATATGCTTGAAGCGAGCCCGGTCCAGGGTTTTGACGCTAACATTACCGGTACTTCCAGCTATGAAGATACGAAAGGCTCAGACATCGTTGTTGTAACAGCTGGTATTGCACGTAAACCTGGCATGAGCCGTGATGACCTTGTCCAGACGAACCAAAAAATCATGAAAAGTGTAGCCCAGGAAATCGCCAAGCACTCTCCTGACAGTTTCATTGTTGTATTGACTAATCCGGTCGATGCGATGACATACACTATTTTCAAAGAGTCGGGCTTTCCTAAAAATCGCGTAATCGGCCAATCAGGAGTATTGGATACCGCCCGTTTCCGTACTTTCGTTGCCCAGGAATTAAACCTTTCAGTTAAAGACGTCACTGGTTTTGTTCTTGGAGGCCACGGTGATGACATGGTTCCACTTGTGCGTTATTCATATGCAGGAGGCATTCCTCTTGAAACACTTATTCCAAAAGATCGCCTGGATGCTATCGTTGAACGCACCCGCAAAGGCGGCGGCGAAATCGTCAACCTTCTTGGGAATGGCAGCGCTTACTATGCGCCAGCAGCTTCTTTGGTTGAAATGTGCGAAGCGATCTTGAAGGACCAGCGACGTGTATTGCCTTCTATTGCCTATCTAGAAGGAGAGTATGGATACGAAGGAATTTACCTTGGAGTTCCAACAATCCTCGGTGCAGGCGGTATCGAGAAAGTAATCGAGCTTGAACTGACTGCTGAAGAAAAAGCAGCACTTGATAAGTCTGCAGAAGCTGTCCGCAACGTCATGGCAGTTCTTGCTTAG
- a CDS encoding DUF441 domain-containing protein, protein MLEPMLFLLTLLAIAFLAKNQSLIFAVLVLIVMKIAGFEAKTFSLLQGKGINWGVTVITIAVLAPIASGDIGFKDLGGAFKSPYAWIALISGMAVALLAKGGVTLLAEDPHITTALVLGTILAVSLFKGVAVGPLIGAGIAFAAMKIFEFFK, encoded by the coding sequence ATGCTAGAGCCTATGCTTTTTTTACTAACTTTATTGGCGATTGCTTTTCTGGCGAAAAACCAATCACTAATTTTTGCGGTGCTGGTCCTGATTGTGATGAAGATTGCCGGATTTGAGGCCAAGACATTTTCGCTGCTGCAGGGGAAGGGTATTAACTGGGGTGTAACGGTCATCACTATTGCTGTCCTGGCACCAATCGCAAGCGGTGATATCGGCTTCAAAGATTTAGGCGGTGCTTTCAAGTCACCTTATGCATGGATCGCCCTGATTTCAGGAATGGCAGTTGCTCTGCTTGCAAAAGGCGGGGTTACCTTGCTTGCTGAAGATCCCCATATAACAACTGCACTTGTACTGGGAACAATTTTGGCTGTTTCATTATTCAAAGGAGTAGCAGTAGGCCCTCTGATTGGGGCTGGTATCGCATTTGCGGCTATGAAAATCTTTGAATTCTTTAAATAG